Proteins found in one Pseudomonas sp. P8_241 genomic segment:
- a CDS encoding efflux RND transporter periplasmic adaptor subunit: MLRRRMLIMLGVVLLIVLVLAAYKAFSIYTMIQGFSAPKPPISVAVATATERPWQARLPTVGTLKALQGVDLSLETDGTVIDVQFESGQKVKSGQPIVQLDSKVESALLETALADLGLAQVDYNRGSQLVGSQAISKGEFDRLSAVYKKSKATVNQLRAALGKKSILAPFSGTIGIRQVDVGDYVASGTMIATLQDLSSLYVDFFVPEQSVPKIAVGQAVQIIVASYPTQVFPGTISAINPKVENSTRNVQVRATLANPDGKLLPGMFASLQVLLPDPQPRIVVPESAIAYTLYGNSVYVAAQKKAEDGSLEKDDKGQPVLIAERRFVETGERRDGQVMITKGVQNGEKVVTAGQIKLDNGAHIAISDDKTLGEKNSPPRAD, translated from the coding sequence ATGCTGCGTCGCCGCATGCTGATCATGTTGGGTGTTGTTCTGCTGATCGTGCTGGTCCTGGCCGCCTATAAAGCCTTCTCCATTTACACGATGATCCAAGGCTTCTCCGCGCCGAAACCACCAATCAGTGTCGCCGTCGCCACGGCTACCGAACGACCGTGGCAAGCCCGGCTGCCCACGGTTGGAACCCTGAAGGCGCTGCAAGGTGTCGACCTGAGCCTGGAAACCGACGGCACCGTGATTGATGTGCAATTCGAGTCAGGGCAAAAGGTCAAGTCCGGCCAACCCATCGTCCAGCTCGACAGCAAAGTGGAAAGCGCCTTGCTTGAAACCGCCCTGGCCGACCTTGGACTGGCCCAGGTTGACTACAACCGCGGCAGTCAGCTGGTGGGTAGTCAGGCCATTTCCAAAGGTGAGTTCGACCGACTCTCGGCGGTCTACAAAAAGAGCAAGGCCACGGTCAATCAACTCAGGGCCGCTCTCGGCAAAAAAAGCATTCTCGCGCCTTTCAGCGGCACGATCGGCATTCGCCAGGTGGACGTCGGCGACTACGTGGCCAGCGGCACCATGATTGCCACGCTGCAAGACCTCAGCAGCCTGTACGTCGACTTTTTCGTACCTGAACAGTCAGTACCAAAGATTGCCGTGGGGCAAGCGGTGCAGATCATCGTCGCGTCCTATCCGACGCAGGTGTTCCCCGGCACCATCAGCGCGATCAACCCGAAAGTCGAGAACAGCACCCGCAACGTGCAAGTCCGTGCGACCCTGGCCAACCCGGATGGCAAATTATTGCCGGGAATGTTTGCCAGCTTGCAGGTGCTGCTGCCCGACCCGCAGCCCCGCATCGTCGTCCCGGAAAGCGCCATCGCCTATACGCTTTATGGCAACTCGGTGTATGTCGCCGCTCAGAAAAAGGCCGAAGACGGCAGTCTGGAAAAAGACGACAAGGGCCAGCCCGTGCTGATCGCCGAACGGCGATTTGTCGAAACCGGCGAACGCCGTGACGGCCAGGTGATGATCACCAAAGGCGTGCAGAACGGCGAAAAAGTGGTCACGGCCGGCCAGATCAAACTGGACAACGGCGCGCACATTGCCATCAGCGACGACAAGACTCTAGGCGAGAAGAACAGCCCGCCCCGCGCGGACTGA
- a CDS encoding imelysin family protein has translation MIRMPLATASLLAIAISLAGCGEGKDKEKAATPAPAASTAAAPAAPAAAPAAAGKVDEAAGKAVVAHYADIVFAVYSDAESTAKTLQTAIDAFLAKPNADTLKAAKAAWIAARVPYLQSEVFRFGNTIIDDWEGQLNAWPLDEGLIDYVDKSYEHALGNPGATANIIANTQIQVGEDKVDVKDITPEKLASLNELGGSEANVATGYHAIEFLLWGQDLNGTGPGAGNRPASDYLEGKGATGGHNDRRRAYLKSVTQLLVSDLEEMVGNWKPNVADNYRATLEAEPVETGLRKMLFGMGSLSLGELAGERMKVSLEANSPEDEHDCFSDNTHNSQFYDAKGIRNVYLGEYTRVDGTKMTGASLSSLVAKADPAADTALKADLAATEAKMQVIVDHANKGEHYDQLIAAGNTAGNQIVRDAIASLVKQTGSIEAAAGKLGISDLNPDNADHEF, from the coding sequence ATGATTCGTATGCCTCTGGCTACCGCCAGTCTGTTGGCCATCGCTATTTCCCTCGCCGGTTGCGGTGAAGGCAAAGACAAAGAAAAAGCCGCCACTCCTGCGCCGGCTGCCAGCACTGCTGCTGCCCCGGCTGCTCCAGCCGCTGCACCTGCCGCGGCCGGTAAAGTCGACGAAGCCGCCGGCAAGGCCGTTGTCGCGCATTACGCCGACATCGTCTTCGCCGTCTACAGCGATGCCGAATCCACTGCGAAGACCCTGCAAACCGCCATCGACGCCTTCCTCGCCAAGCCGAACGCCGACACCCTGAAAGCCGCCAAGGCTGCCTGGATCGCGGCGCGCGTTCCTTACCTGCAAAGTGAAGTGTTCCGCTTCGGCAACACCATCATCGACGACTGGGAAGGTCAGCTGAACGCCTGGCCGCTGGACGAAGGCCTGATCGACTATGTCGACAAGTCCTATGAACATGCCTTGGGTAACCCTGGCGCTACCGCCAATATCATCGCCAACACGCAAATCCAGGTCGGCGAAGACAAGGTTGACGTGAAGGACATCACCCCGGAAAAACTCGCCAGCCTGAACGAGCTGGGCGGTTCCGAGGCCAACGTTGCCACTGGCTACCACGCCATCGAATTCCTGCTTTGGGGCCAGGACCTGAACGGCACCGGCCCAGGCGCTGGCAACCGTCCGGCTTCCGACTACCTTGAAGGCAAAGGCGCCACCGGCGGTCATAACGATCGTCGTCGCGCTTACCTGAAGTCGGTTACTCAGTTGCTGGTCAGCGATCTGGAAGAAATGGTCGGCAACTGGAAGCCGAACGTGGCTGACAACTACCGCGCCACCCTGGAAGCCGAACCTGTTGAAACCGGCCTGCGCAAGATGCTGTTCGGCATGGGCAGCCTGTCCCTGGGCGAACTGGCGGGCGAGCGCATGAAGGTTTCCCTGGAGGCCAACTCCCCTGAAGACGAACACGACTGCTTCAGCGATAACACCCACAACTCGCAGTTCTACGATGCCAAAGGCATTCGTAACGTGTACTTGGGTGAGTACACCCGCGTCGACGGTACCAAAATGACCGGCGCCAGCCTTTCCTCCCTGGTGGCCAAGGCCGATCCGGCTGCCGACACCGCGCTCAAAGCCGACCTCGCGGCGACCGAAGCGAAGATGCAAGTGATCGTCGACCATGCCAACAAGGGTGAGCACTACGACCAACTGATCGCCGCCGGCAACACCGCTGGCAACCAGATCGTTCGCGACGCTATCGCTTCCCTGGTCAAGCAGACCGGTTCGATCGAAGCCGCTGCGGGCAAGCTGGGCATCAGCGACCTGAACCCGGACAACGCTGATCACGAATTCTGA
- a CDS encoding di-heme oxidoredictase family protein has product MPSLLLRLSALFLALGLSACDDAPKFTQAEPGEARSGGSATVRKTDQNSFSLPSANLPPSRRVDFSVGNSFFRNPWVIAPSTTTARDGLGPLFNTNACQGCHIKDGRGHPPEAGAQNAVSMLVRLSIPDAPAYANVIEQLGVVPEPVYGGQFQDMAVPGVAPEGKVRVDYTPVPIRFKDGTEIELRKPNLNITRLNYGPMHPDTRFSARVAPPMIGLGLLEAIPEEAILANAEAQAKAKNGIAGRPNRVWDDEQKKTVLGRFGWKAGQPNLNQQNVHAFSGDMGLTTSLRPFDDCTDAQIACTQAPNGNGPDGEPEVSDNILRLVLFYSRNLAVPARRDVNAPEVLAGKTLFYQAGCQTCHTPKYTTAANAAEPELANQVIRPYSDLLLHDMGDGLADNRTEFQASGRDWRTPPLWGIGLTQAVSGHTQFLHDGRARNLLEAVLWHGGEAAAAQQQVLSFDAGQRAALLAFLNSL; this is encoded by the coding sequence ATGCCCTCGCTGCTTCTTCGCTTGTCCGCACTGTTTCTGGCCCTGGGCCTGAGTGCCTGCGATGACGCCCCGAAATTCACCCAGGCCGAACCCGGTGAAGCCCGCTCCGGGGGCAGTGCGACCGTGCGCAAGACAGACCAGAACTCATTTTCCCTGCCTTCTGCCAATCTGCCGCCGTCACGGCGTGTGGATTTCAGCGTCGGCAACAGTTTCTTCCGCAACCCCTGGGTGATCGCCCCGTCGACCACCACTGCTCGCGATGGCCTCGGCCCGCTGTTCAACACCAACGCCTGCCAGGGTTGCCACATCAAGGATGGCCGCGGTCATCCACCCGAGGCCGGCGCACAGAACGCTGTGTCGATGCTGGTGCGCCTGTCGATCCCCGATGCGCCAGCCTACGCCAATGTCATCGAACAACTTGGGGTCGTCCCCGAACCCGTTTACGGCGGCCAGTTTCAGGACATGGCCGTACCTGGGGTGGCCCCGGAAGGCAAAGTGCGGGTTGACTACACCCCCGTGCCAATTCGCTTCAAGGACGGCACCGAGATCGAATTGCGCAAGCCGAACTTGAACATCACCCGGTTGAATTATGGACCGATGCACCCCGACACCCGCTTCTCGGCGCGGGTCGCCCCCCCGATGATCGGCCTGGGCCTGCTCGAAGCGATCCCCGAAGAAGCGATCCTGGCCAACGCCGAAGCTCAGGCAAAGGCCAAAAACGGCATCGCCGGACGTCCGAACCGGGTCTGGGACGACGAACAGAAGAAAACCGTTCTCGGACGATTCGGCTGGAAAGCCGGGCAACCCAATCTCAATCAACAAAATGTTCACGCGTTTTCTGGTGATATGGGCCTCACGACCAGCCTGAGACCCTTTGATGACTGCACCGACGCGCAAATCGCCTGCACGCAGGCACCCAATGGCAACGGTCCCGATGGCGAGCCGGAAGTCAGTGACAACATCCTGCGCCTGGTGCTGTTCTACAGTCGTAATCTCGCCGTACCGGCCCGTCGCGACGTCAATGCACCCGAAGTCCTGGCCGGCAAGACCCTGTTTTATCAGGCCGGTTGCCAGACCTGTCATACACCGAAATACACCACCGCCGCCAACGCCGCCGAACCTGAACTGGCCAATCAAGTGATTCGCCCCTACAGCGATCTGCTGCTGCACGACATGGGCGACGGCCTGGCCGACAACCGAACCGAATTCCAGGCCAGCGGCCGCGACTGGCGCACGCCGCCGTTGTGGGGCATCGGCCTGACGCAGGCGGTTAGCGGCCACACTCAGTTCCTGCACGACGGCCGCGCCCGTAACCTGCTCGAAGCCGTGCTCTGGCATGGCGGTGAAGCGGCAGCGGCGCAGCAACAGGTTTTGTCTTTCGATGCCGGGCAACGCGCGGCGTTGCTGGCGTTTTTGAATTCCCTTTAA
- a CDS encoding DUF1513 domain-containing protein, giving the protein MLRRQALTLGSLLLGAVTLGGWKLFRQKDQSPLLLSARDDTDGKHYAVGYRLDGTQVFATQVGQRCHDIINHPALPIALFVARRPGTESYLVDLRDGTLLQTVTSQPNRHFYGHAVIHQSGDWLYATENDTSDPGRGLLGVYKFEGERLVHSGEISTHGIGPHQVSWMPDGETLVVANGGIRTEAESRVEMNLNAMEPSLVLMQRDGTLLSKETLAQQMNSVRHLGIASDGTIVAGQQFMGAAHESSELLAIKRPGQPFVAFPVPEHQLQAMGHYTASVAVHSDLRLVALTAPRSNRFFIWDLDSAEVRLDAPLPDCAGVGAVADGFVVSSGQGRCRYYDCRQENLVAKPLELPAGLWDNHLHLMA; this is encoded by the coding sequence ATGCTGCGACGCCAGGCTCTGACATTAGGTAGTTTGCTGCTGGGCGCAGTGACGCTGGGCGGCTGGAAGCTGTTCAGGCAAAAGGACCAAAGCCCGCTGCTGCTTTCAGCGCGGGACGATACCGACGGCAAGCATTACGCCGTGGGTTATCGGCTGGATGGCACTCAGGTGTTTGCCACCCAGGTCGGCCAGCGTTGCCACGACATCATTAACCACCCGGCGCTGCCGATCGCGCTCTTTGTCGCCCGTCGCCCGGGCACCGAGAGTTACCTGGTCGACCTGCGCGATGGCACGCTGCTGCAAACCGTGACCTCGCAACCGAACCGGCACTTCTACGGTCATGCGGTGATTCACCAAAGCGGCGACTGGCTCTATGCCACCGAAAACGACACCTCCGATCCGGGTCGCGGCCTGCTCGGTGTGTACAAATTCGAAGGCGAACGGTTGGTGCACAGCGGCGAGATTTCCACCCATGGCATCGGCCCGCATCAGGTGTCGTGGATGCCCGACGGCGAAACCCTGGTCGTGGCCAACGGCGGGATTCGCACCGAGGCCGAAAGCCGGGTCGAGATGAACCTCAACGCCATGGAGCCCAGCCTGGTCCTGATGCAACGGGACGGCACTCTGCTGAGCAAGGAAACCCTCGCCCAGCAGATGAACAGCGTGCGCCACCTGGGTATTGCCAGCGACGGCACCATCGTCGCCGGACAACAATTCATGGGCGCGGCGCACGAATCGTCGGAATTGTTGGCGATCAAGCGTCCCGGTCAACCGTTCGTGGCGTTCCCAGTGCCCGAACACCAGTTGCAGGCCATGGGGCACTACACCGCCAGCGTCGCTGTGCACAGTGACTTGCGCCTGGTGGCATTGACCGCACCACGGAGCAACCGCTTTTTCATCTGGGATCTGGACAGCGCAGAAGTGCGCCTGGATGCGCCGCTTCCCGATTGCGCCGGGGTTGGCGCGGTGGCCGACGGCTTTGTCGTTTCCTCGGGCCAAGGGCGTTGCCGCTACTACGATTGTCGTCAGGAAAACCTCGTTGCGAAACCGCTGGAACTGCCGGCAGGGCTCTGGGACAACCATCTTCACCTGATGGCATGA
- a CDS encoding imelysin family protein, with protein MFRPKLLFTSLAALALGACSPQDPQAVTSAAIAKSVILPTYTRWVEADRQLAVSALAYCEGKETLDTARADFLHAQKAWAELQPLLIGPLAEGNRAWQVQFWPDKKNLVGRQVEQLVTAQPQIDAATLAKSSVVVQGLSAYEYILFDSKPDVANAEQKARYCPLLIAIGERQKQLAEEILKSWNNTDGMLAQMSKFPNQRYADSHEAIADLLRVQVTALDTLKKKLGTPMGRQTKGVPQPFQADAWRSQSSLAGLEASLAAAKTVWEGVDNKGLRNLLPSEQKPLADKIDAAYDAALKQFAGNKRSLTDMLNDEAGRQQLNELYDSLNVVHRLHEGELAKALGIQLGFNANDGD; from the coding sequence ATGTTCCGTCCCAAACTGCTTTTCACCAGTCTTGCCGCACTCGCTCTGGGTGCCTGCTCGCCCCAGGACCCGCAAGCGGTCACTTCGGCAGCCATCGCCAAATCGGTGATCCTGCCGACCTACACCCGCTGGGTCGAGGCTGACCGCCAACTGGCCGTCAGCGCCCTCGCCTATTGTGAAGGCAAGGAAACCCTGGACACTGCCCGCGCCGATTTCCTGCACGCGCAAAAAGCCTGGGCCGAGCTGCAACCGCTGCTGATCGGGCCGCTGGCCGAAGGCAACCGCGCATGGCAAGTGCAGTTCTGGCCAGACAAGAAAAACCTCGTCGGCCGTCAGGTCGAACAACTGGTCACCGCGCAACCGCAGATCGATGCGGCGACGCTGGCAAAATCCAGCGTCGTGGTACAGGGCCTCTCGGCCTATGAATACATCCTGTTCGACAGCAAGCCTGATGTGGCCAACGCCGAACAGAAAGCCAGGTACTGCCCACTGTTGATCGCCATTGGCGAGCGTCAGAAGCAATTGGCCGAAGAAATTCTGAAAAGCTGGAACAACACCGACGGCATGCTCGCGCAAATGAGCAAATTTCCGAACCAGCGCTACGCCGATTCTCACGAAGCCATCGCCGATCTGCTGCGCGTGCAAGTCACCGCACTCGACACCCTGAAGAAAAAACTGGGCACCCCGATGGGTCGCCAGACCAAAGGCGTTCCACAGCCGTTCCAGGCTGATGCCTGGCGCAGCCAATCGTCCCTGGCAGGTCTCGAAGCCAGCCTTGCGGCGGCCAAAACAGTCTGGGAAGGTGTGGACAACAAGGGTCTGCGCAACTTGCTGCCGAGCGAGCAGAAGCCGTTGGCCGACAAGATCGACGCCGCCTACGACGCCGCGCTGAAACAGTTCGCCGGCAACAAGCGCTCGCTGACCGACATGCTCAATGACGAGGCCGGTCGCCAACAGCTCAATGAACTCTACGACAGCCTCAACGTCGTCCACCGCCTGCACGAGGGCGAACTGGCCAAGGCGCTGGGCATCCAACTGGGCTTCAACGCCAACGACGGTGACTGA
- a CDS encoding putative bifunctional diguanylate cyclase/phosphodiesterase has protein sequence MKLELKNSLSVKLLRVVLLSALIVGVVLSCAQIVFDAYKTRQAVADDAGRILDMFRDPSTQAVYSLDREMGMQVIEGLFQDDAVRQASIGHPNEAMLAQKSRELQQSNSRWLTDLILGKERTFTTQLVGRGPYSEYYGDLSITLDTATYGQGFIVSSVIIFISGVLRALAMGLVLYLVYHWLLTKPLSRIIEHLTEINPDRPSEHKIPLLKGHEKNELGIWINTANQLLESIERNTHLRHEAENSLLRMAQYDFLTGLPNRQQLQTQLDKILIDAGKLQRRVAVLCVGLDDFKGINEQFSYQTGDQLLLALADRLRGHSGRLGALARLGGDQFALVQADIEQPYEAAELAQSILDDLEAAFALDHQEIRLRATIGITLFPEDGDSTEKLLQKAEQTMTLAKTRSRNRYQFYIASVDTEMRRRRELEKDLRDALTRNQFYLVYQPQISYRDHRVVGVEALIRWQHPDHGLVPPDQFIPLAEQNGTIIAIGEWVLDQACRQLREWHDQGFSDLRMAVNLSTVQLHHAELPRVVNNLMQMYRLPPRSLELEVTETGLMEDISTAAQHLLSLRRSGALIAIDDFGTGYSSLSYLKSLPLDKIKIDKSFVQDLLDDDDDATIVRAIIQLGKSLGMQVIAEGVETAEQEAYIISEGCHEGQGYFYSKPLQSRELSAYLKQAQRTNAAIL, from the coding sequence TTGAAGCTGGAACTCAAGAACAGCTTGTCGGTGAAGTTGCTCCGGGTCGTGCTCCTGTCGGCATTGATCGTCGGTGTGGTCTTGAGCTGCGCGCAGATTGTTTTCGACGCCTATAAAACCCGTCAGGCCGTCGCCGACGATGCCGGGCGCATCCTCGACATGTTTCGCGATCCCTCGACCCAGGCTGTCTACAGCCTGGATCGGGAAATGGGCATGCAGGTGATCGAAGGTTTGTTTCAGGACGATGCAGTGCGCCAGGCCTCCATCGGCCATCCCAACGAAGCCATGCTTGCGCAGAAGTCTCGCGAGTTGCAGCAATCCAACAGTCGCTGGCTGACCGACCTGATCCTCGGCAAGGAACGCACGTTCACCACCCAATTGGTGGGACGCGGCCCCTACAGCGAATATTACGGCGACCTGAGCATCACACTCGATACCGCCACCTATGGCCAAGGGTTCATTGTCAGTTCAGTGATCATCTTTATCTCCGGTGTGTTGCGAGCCCTGGCAATGGGACTGGTACTGTATCTGGTCTACCACTGGCTGTTGACCAAACCGCTGTCGCGAATCATCGAGCACCTGACGGAAATCAACCCGGACCGCCCCAGCGAACACAAGATTCCTCTGCTCAAGGGACACGAGAAAAACGAACTGGGCATCTGGATCAACACCGCCAACCAATTGCTCGAATCCATCGAACGCAACACCCATCTGCGCCACGAAGCGGAAAACAGCCTGCTGCGCATGGCCCAGTACGACTTCCTCACCGGCCTGCCCAACCGCCAGCAATTGCAAACGCAACTGGACAAGATCCTCATCGACGCCGGCAAGCTGCAGCGACGGGTCGCAGTGCTGTGTGTCGGGCTCGATGACTTCAAGGGCATCAACGAGCAATTCAGCTACCAGACCGGTGACCAGTTGTTGCTGGCCCTCGCCGATCGGCTGCGAGGCCACAGCGGGCGTCTCGGCGCCCTCGCTCGTCTCGGGGGCGATCAGTTCGCGCTGGTGCAGGCCGATATCGAACAGCCTTATGAAGCCGCCGAACTGGCGCAAAGCATCCTTGATGACCTCGAAGCGGCGTTCGCCCTCGATCACCAGGAGATCCGCCTGCGCGCCACCATCGGCATCACACTGTTCCCGGAGGACGGCGACAGCACCGAGAAGCTGTTGCAAAAAGCCGAGCAGACCATGACCCTGGCCAAGACTCGCTCGCGCAACCGTTATCAGTTCTATATCGCCAGTGTCGACACTGAGATGCGTCGCCGGCGCGAGCTGGAAAAAGACCTGCGTGATGCACTGACCCGCAACCAGTTTTATCTCGTCTACCAACCGCAGATCAGTTATCGCGATCACCGCGTGGTCGGTGTCGAGGCATTGATTCGCTGGCAGCATCCCGACCACGGGCTGGTCCCGCCGGACCAGTTCATCCCGCTGGCGGAGCAGAACGGCACCATCATTGCCATCGGCGAATGGGTGCTGGATCAGGCGTGCAGGCAATTGCGCGAATGGCATGACCAGGGCTTCAGCGACCTGCGCATGGCCGTGAATCTGTCGACCGTGCAGTTGCATCACGCCGAATTGCCACGGGTGGTCAACAACCTGATGCAGATGTACCGCCTGCCACCGCGCAGCCTCGAACTCGAAGTCACCGAAACCGGCCTGATGGAAGACATCAGCACCGCGGCCCAGCATTTGCTCAGCCTGCGCCGCTCCGGCGCACTGATTGCCATCGACGACTTCGGCACCGGCTATTCGTCATTGAGCTATCTGAAAAGCCTGCCGCTGGACAAGATCAAGATCGACAAGAGCTTCGTGCAGGACCTGCTCGATGACGACGACGATGCGACCATCGTTCGCGCCATCATCCAGTTGGGCAAGAGCCTGGGCATGCAGGTAATTGCAGAAGGCGTGGAAACCGCCGAGCAAGAGGCCTACATCATCTCTGAGGGCTGTCACGAAGGTCAGGGCTACTTTTACAGTAAACCCCTGCAGTCTCGGGAATTGAGCGCTTACTTGAAGCAGGCCCAGCGCACCAACGCCGCTATCTTGTGA